A genomic stretch from Hoplias malabaricus isolate fHopMal1 chromosome 4, fHopMal1.hap1, whole genome shotgun sequence includes:
- the LOC136694896 gene encoding HLA class I histocompatibility antigen, alpha chain E-like: MVFPKERTWNKHTLFYLFTVQSEESSHNIYQFSAVTLLDDTQTDSYSSRDGIRTPKQSWMKEIEESVWRTGTEKLKNEEQWVNKVLQLQLEAFRHKASERHVLQWRNGCEGVKLPDGSVSTLNCINEYGYDGEDLMSYNWTSRQWSVSVKEAQETVEKFNSGSGLDPVLSCQDCVKWMEIYLQHSPQHTPSEYLETCRNQSL; encoded by the exons ATGGTCTTCCCTAAGGAGAGGACGTGGA ataaacacactcTGTTTTACCTCTTCACCGTCCAGTCTGAAGAGTCCTCACACAACATCTACCAGTTCAGTGCAGTGACTCTGCTGGACGACACACAGACGGACTCCTACAGCAGTCGGGACGGTATCAGGACTCCTAAACAGAGCTGGATGAAGGAGatagaggagagtgtgtggagaACAGGAACTGAGAAGCTGAAGAATGAAGAACAGTGGGTGAACAAGGTTCTTCAGTTACAGTTGGAGGCCTTCAGACACAAAGCGTCAG AGCGTCATGTTCTTCAGTGGAGAAACGGCTGTGAGGGGGTAAAGCTTCCTGACGGCTCAGTGTCAACTTTAAACTGCATTAATGAATACGGCTACGATGGAGAAGATTTAATGTCTTATAACTGGACCTCGAGACAGTGGTCAGTCTCAGTGAAGGAGGCCCAGGAGACGGTGGAGAAGTTTAATTCTGGAAGTGGTCTAGATCCTGTTCTGAGTTGTCAGGACTGTGTGAAGTGGATGGAGATTTATTTACAGCACAGTCCTCAACACACACCCAGTGAGTATCTGGAAACTTGTCGTAATCAGagtctgtga